The Morococcus cerebrosus sequence CGGTATGCTCTCCCCCGCCGAAGTCGTGCGCCTTGCGCATCAAAACGGCTGCACGCTGCTGGCGTTGACCGACCACGACCACACCGGCGGCATTGCCGAAGCGCGTGCCGAAGCCGACGCGGTCGGGCTGCGTTTCGTCAACGGCGTGGAAATCTCCGTAACTTGGCGCGGGTGCACCATACACGTTGTCGGTTTGGATTTCGACGAACAGGACAAAAACCTGCAAAACCTGTTGGCGCAAGTGCGGCAAGGTCGTCTGAAACGCCTCGAAGCCATCGCCGCCAAGCTCGAAAAGAAAGGCATCGGCGGCGCATACGACGGCGCGCTCGCGCTGGCGGCAAACAAAGAAATGGTCAGCCGCACCCACATCGCCGAGTTCCTCATCCAAGCGGGACACGTCAAAAACAAGCAGCAGGCGTTCACCAAATACTTGGGCGACGGCAAATCCTGCGCCGTCCGTCACGAATGGGCGACGCTGGCAGACTGCGTCTCCGCCGTCAACGGCGCAGGCGGCATGGCTATCATCGCCCACCCCATGCGCTACGACTTGTCCGCCACCGTCAAGCGCAATCTGTTTGAAGAATTTAAAAACCTCGGCGGCGTGGGCATCGAAGTCCACAGCGGCAACTGCTGCAAAAACGACCGCCTCAACTACGCGCTGCTGGCAGAACGCTTCGGTATGCTCGCCAGCGCGGGCAGCGATTTCCACCGCTTAAACGACTTCAGTGGCGGCATCCTCGGCGCGTGTCCCGAACTGCCGGAAAACTGCAAACCGGTTTGGGAACATTTCAAAAGGGTTTGAGGCGTTTAAGGCCAAGTTTGGATATTGGGACAAACTTGCCGACGCTACACGCCATACCTTACCAAATCCCGTCGCGTATGCTTTATCCGCTAGTTTGCCGAAAATTTCAAACAACTTGTCCGTGCAAAATCTTGGCAGGTAAAACCAAACCGTACCGCCGCCGTCATGCCCATACACACAAAAGCAGCCATGATGGCGAATAGGCGTCCTATTTGATTCAAAGGAATTATAGTGGATTAACTTTAAACCAGTACGGCGTTGCCTCGCCTTGCCGTACTATCTGTACTGTCTGCGGCTTCGTCGCCTTGTCCTGATTTAAATTTAATCCACTATACTTCCCTCAAAGGTCGTCTGAAAACCG is a genomic window containing:
- a CDS encoding PHP domain-containing protein — protein: MIDLHCHSTVSDGMLSPAEVVRLAHQNGCTLLALTDHDHTGGIAEARAEADAVGLRFVNGVEISVTWRGCTIHVVGLDFDEQDKNLQNLLAQVRQGRLKRLEAIAAKLEKKGIGGAYDGALALAANKEMVSRTHIAEFLIQAGHVKNKQQAFTKYLGDGKSCAVRHEWATLADCVSAVNGAGGMAIIAHPMRYDLSATVKRNLFEEFKNLGGVGIEVHSGNCCKNDRLNYALLAERFGMLASAGSDFHRLNDFSGGILGACPELPENCKPVWEHFKRV